The Bacillaceae bacterium IKA-2 DNA window TTCCCTATCTTTATCTGAATAATCTTTTCTACCGACGATATAAAAGAGATCGTTAAAATTAATAACTTCATCTACTAAGACTTGTATACCAATTTCATTCATTTCCTCGATGAATATCGGAATATCATTTCCATAATATTCATGATTTCCTAAAACAGCATAGACGCCCATTGGAGCTGTTAAGCCAACTAGAGTTTCTCCTATATTGTGCTTTAAGTAAGGATCGATACTACTGTCGATAATATCTCCAGCCAAGAAGATCATATCAGGTTCGACATCGTCAGAAAGATTTATCAATCGGTTTATAAAATTGTTTCGGATTGTTTCACTTATATGGATATCGGATACCAATAAAATTTTTAGTTCATCCAGTTCCGTCTCTTTATAGAGCTCAACATCGTAACTAACAACGACAGGGTTCCACATATTAAAGGAGCCGTAAATTAGGATAAATAAATAAATCGGTATTAACCCAAAACCAAACCATTTGATCCCTCTTT harbors:
- a CDS encoding metallophosphoesterase, with translation MFFPILNLVYYLNKKRGIKWFGFGLIPIYLFILIYGSFNMWNPVVVSYDVELYKETELDELKILLVSDIHISETIRNNFINRLINLSDDVEPDMIFLAGDIIDSSIDPYLKHNIGETLVGLTAPMGVYAVLGNHEYYGNDIPIFIEEMNEIGIQVLVDEVINFNDLFYIVGRKDYSDKDRESIDELTSNLSKEKTIFLIDHQPQEFDEVNVAGVDLMVSGHTHKGQLFPGNLITKAIYENHYGYLIKDDLHTIVSSGFGIWGPPFRIGSRSEVVEINVKFVNEEN